One window of Marmota flaviventris isolate mMarFla1 chromosome 5, mMarFla1.hap1, whole genome shotgun sequence genomic DNA carries:
- the Plac8l1 gene encoding PLAC8-like protein 1 codes for MNWFGHYFSKCPKDVSLLNVPSPLLFSLISSEDEHFISNLRSHVPVHAVVKQPVRGASGRTTITAIAQTGGDWSTGLFSVCRDRRICFCGLFCPLCLECDIARNYGECPCWPLLPGSTFALRIGIRERHKIQGTLCEDWLVVHCCWPFSICQVARELKMRTSQLYEICAVPSTKDTLV; via the exons ATGAATTGGTTTGGACATTACTTTTCTAAGTGTCCCAAGGATGTTTCCTTACTGAATGTACCCTCACCTCTGCTGTTTTCACTCATATCGTCTGAAGATGAACATTTTATTTCCAACTTGAG GAGCCATGTACCAGTCCACGCTGTGGTGAAGCAGCCCGTCCGCGGAGCCAGTGGCAGGACCACAATCACAGCAATTGCCCAGACTGGTGGGGACTGGAGCACCGGCCTCTTCAGTGTCTGCAGAGATAGGAGAATTT GCTTCTGTGGTCTGTTTTGTCCGCTGTGTCTTGAGTGTGACATCGCCAGGAACTATGGAGAGTGTCCTTGTTGGCCTTTGTTACCTGGGTCTACCTTTGCATTGAGAATTGGCATAAGAGAGAGACATAAAATACAG GGCACACTATGCGAGGATTGGCTGGTGGTGCACTGCTGTTGGCCTTTTTCCATCTGTCAGGTGGCCCGGGAACTCAAGATGAGAACTTCTCAACTCTATGAAATCTGTGCGGTCCCTTCAACTAAGGACACTCTGGTTTGA